From the Chelonoidis abingdonii isolate Lonesome George chromosome 12, CheloAbing_2.0, whole genome shotgun sequence genome, one window contains:
- the LOC116829188 gene encoding killer cell lectin-like receptor subfamily F member 1, whose amino-acid sequence MEDKEGYVALNLHPKMKTSDWSCQPGTQDHPHCPHWHRLALGLGAAGILILAVAVRVMGVWISQLKGHLNILENNNTVERIIHQSNCHTGLKDFHFRLKQFVCESSHSNSAEGSGCKLCPPNWLLHRDKCYWVSKEKNPWDKSHDDCSRRSSRLLVIRDQDEMTFIQNTSKDTNQIWLGLTVTSSARNWIWVDGSLFSSTLFKLLDPAEGKCVMIKADEIQCETCTTISKWICEKDALFVSQ is encoded by the exons ATGGAGGACAAAGAGGGGTACGTGGCATTAAACCTTCATCCAAAGATGAAAACATCAGACTGGTCATGTCAACCTGGGACCCAAG ATCATCCTCATTGTCCCCACTGGCATCGGCtcgctctggggctgggagcagctgggatCCTCATCCTGGCAGTCGCTGTAAGAGTGATGGGTGTCTGGA TTTCTCAGCTCAAAGGACATCTGAATATACTGGAGAACAACAATACCGTGGAGAGAATCATCCATCAATCCAACTGCCACACTGGCCTGAAAGATTTCCATTTCCGCTTGAAACAATTTGTGTGTGAATCATCTCACAGCAACTCAGCAG AGGGATCAGGGTGCAAGCTCTGCCCCCCAAactggctgctgcacagggacaAGTGTTACTGGGtgtctaaagaaaaaaatccctgggACAAGAGCCACGATGACTGTTCAAGGAGGAGTTCTCGGCTGCTGGTGATCCGGGACCAGGATGAGATG ACTTTCATTCAAAATACTTCCAAAGACACAAACCAGATCTGGCTTGGTCTCACTGTTACATCCTCTGCGAGGAATTGGATTTGGGTGGATGGCTCCCTGTTCAGTTCAACACT gtTCAAGTTACTGGATCCTGCCGAAGGGAAATGCGTGATGATAAAAGCAGATGAGATTCAGTGTGAAACCTGCACTACAATCTCTAAATGGATTTGTGAAAAAGATGCTCTCTTCGTTAGCCAGTGA